In Saccharomycodes ludwigii strain NBRC 1722 chromosome III, whole genome shotgun sequence, one DNA window encodes the following:
- a CDS encoding alpha-keto acid decarboxylase family protein (similar to Saccharomyces cerevisiae YLR134W | PDC5 | Pyruvate DeCarboxylase), whose amino-acid sequence MLTQNNTIDTYTNNNNTNNNDALIIPNHAMNTPMLFLSPNNNYHIDEITLGQYLFERLRQAGVKTIFGLPGDFNLVLLDNVYKVPGLQWCGNTNELNASYATDGYSRINPNKLGCLCTTFGVGELSAINGIAGSFSEHVGILHIVGTPSVSTRLKKLLVHHTLGNGDFDVFHKMAADISEYSVLLTDADIAAKEIDKCIRIAYIKQKPVYLGFPANLSSVTIPRSLLDIPLDMSLNTNNPAVENEIAKQSFDLICKTKNRIILADGCCIRHDVIKELNEIANITQFPIFVTPMGKSSIDEQNNPNFGGVYVGTMSSPDVKEFVENADLILSIGTILSDFSTGNFQYSYKTKNVIEFHSDYVKIKNAIFPDITMKYALQTLIQKLKNSKPVSINNAKIPIPQPIKTKSNLLSTSILRQEWVWEKLSHWFKAGDIIISETGTSAFGVLQTRFPKNCTSISQVLWGSVGYSMGSCLGASFARKDFFGGDAEAGSGRVIVFVGDGALQMTVQEISAIIKWGLKPYLFVMNNHGYTIDRILHSKNKHSKYRHETPNIAKIPPTYNDIQPWNIQKILPTFGAAEGEYENWKVELIGEFNEMLENPDFGIPNKLRLIEVLLPVMDGPVNLLRHVNTKNTAINNNS is encoded by the coding sequence ATGCTTACACAAAACAATACCATTGATACTTAcaccaacaataacaataccaataataatgatgctTTAATAATTCCAAACCACGCAATGAACACGCCGATGCTTTTCCTATCTCCAAATAATAACTATCACATAGATGAAATTACACTAGGACAATATCTTTTTGAAAGGCTAAGACAAGCTGGAGTAAAAACCATTTTTGGATTACCAGGtgattttaatttagttttattagaTAATGTGTACAAAGTACCGGGCTTACAATGGTGTGGTAACACAAATGAATTGAATGCAAGCTATGCAACTGACGGGTATTCAAGGATAAATCCTAATAAACTAGGCTGTCTCTGCACCACTTTTGGTGTTGGCGAGTTAAGTGCCATCAATGGTATTGCTGGTAGTTTTAGCGAGCATGTTGGTATATTACATATTGTTGGTACACCAAGCGTTTCTACTcgattgaaaaaattgttggTTCATCATACTCTAGGGAATGGTGATTTTGATGTTTTCCATAAAATGGCTGCTGATATAAGTGAATATTCCGTTTTACTTACAGATGCTGACATTGCTGCTAAAGAAATAGATAAATGCATCAGAATAGCATACATTAAGCAAAAACCCGTTTATTTGGGATTTCCTGCAAATCTAAGTAGCGTTACCATTCCCAGAAGTTTATTGGATATACCGCTTGATATGTCactaaatacaaataatcCAGCAGTTGAAAACGAAATTGCAAAACAAAgttttgatttaatttgTAAGACTAAGAATCGAATAATTTTAGCGGATGGCTGTTGTATAAGGCATGATGTAATCaaagaattaaatgaaaTAGCCAATATAACCCAGTTTCCAATATTTGTTACGCCTATGGGGAAAAGTAGTATCGATGAGCAAAATAACCCAAATTTTGGTGGTGTTTATGTGGGAACCATGTCTTCACCTGATGTCAAAGAATTTGTTGAAAATGCAGATTTGATACTTAGTATTGGAACAATATTGTCTGACTTTAGTACCGGAAATTTCCAATACTCTTATAAGACCAAAAACGTCATCGAATTTCATTCAGATTatgttaaaattaaaaatgctATTTTTCCAGATATAACTATGAAATATGCGTTACAAACTTTGATacaaaagttgaaaaatagTAAGCCTGTTTCTATCAACAACGCCAAAATACCGATACCACAACCAATAAAGACAAAATCTAATTTATTGTCTACATCAATATTAAGACAAGAATGGGTGTGGGAAAAGTTAAGTCATTGGTTTAAAGCTGgagatataataatttccGAAACCGGTACTTCTGCATTTGGAGTTTTACAAACTAGGTTCCCAAAAAATTGCACTAGCATATCGCAAGTTTTGTGGGGGTCGGTAGGGTATAGTATGGGTTCATGCCTAGGTGCATCGTTTGCTCGAAAGGATTTTTTTGGTGGTGATGCTGAGGCGGGCAGTGGTAGagttattgtttttgttggtgATGGGGCTTTACAAATGACAGTACAAGAGATATCAGCAATTATTAAATGGGGACTGAAaccttatttatttgtcaTGAATAACCATGGGTACACGATAGATAGAATTTTAcattccaaaaataaacatagcAAGTATAGACATGAAACACCTAATATTGCTAAGATACCGCCTACTTATAATGATATCCAACCATGGAATATTCAAAAGATCTTACCAACGTTTGGCGCTGCTGAGGGCGAGTACGAAAATTGGAAAGTAGAACTGATTGGTGAGTTTAATGAAATGTTGGAAAATCCTGATTTTGGAATACCTAATAAGTTAAGATTAATTGAAGTTTTATTGCCTGTAATGGACGGTCCTGTTAACTTATTAAGGCATgttaatacaaaaaatactgctattaataataacagttgA
- a CDS encoding uncharacterized protein (similar to Saccharomyces cerevisiae YLR438W | CAR2 | Catabolism of ARginine) produces the protein MTISKNQESYVFQCKISETPAQVIGGKGTRITVEKDGKVYEDILDGVTGAAVGALGWGDEYMVGVVTDAVKSSTYSYPSLMGNKESEELAKFYIDHSPKGTFASALWCCSGSEANENCMKIMYQYWLERGKTKKTKFISRMTSYHGFTIGALSLSENARADDFRPILLPKTQCLKMPVCYPYRFQKKGQTEAEYVQELLDALEKLIVDNDPETIISVTVETLPGSSLGTVPPPKGYLPGIRALCNKYDILMHLDEVMCGTGRSNPNGGLNCWENFMPLDQGPDLQTVGKTLGSGYATIAGVLVSPKVRNAYINGSNQVLGAHTYSSHAFNCKVALGVQKKLIGNGLTKNIFEMGNLMGKTLKEKLLSEDNIVGDVRGIGGFWSIELVKDRETKAVFDPKLDLGHRLHGICFQNGLNVMGMQGCVNQQTNEGDFITLAPSFIITKDDVDEIVKRAVKSVNDLTAALKKEGEF, from the coding sequence ATGACCATTTCTAAGAACCAAGAATCCTATGTTTTTCAATGCAAAATCAGCGAAACACCTGCCCAAGTTATAGGTGGTAAGGGTACTCGTATTACTGTCGAAAAAGATGGTAAAGTGTACGAGGATATTTTAGACGGTGTTACCGGTGCTGCTGTTGGTGCTTTAGGGTGGGGTGATGAGTATATGGTTGGCGTTGTCACTGACGCTGTCAAGAGTTCAACCTACTCCTACCCATCTTTGATGGGTAACAAAGAATCTGAAGAATTGGCCAAGTTCTATATCGACCATTCTCCAAAGGGTACCTTTGCCTCTGCTTTGTGGTGTTGTTCTGGTTCTGAAGCCAATGAAAATTGTATGAAGATCATGTACCAATACTGGTTAGAACGTGggaaaacaaagaaaaccAAGTTTATCTCTAGAATGACTTCATATCATGGTTTTACTATTGGTGCTTTATCTCTCTCTGAAAATGCACGTGCAGATGACTTCAGACCTATTTTGTTGCCAAAAACCCAATGTTTGAAAATGCCAGTTTGTTATCCATACAGATTCCAAAAGAAGGGCCAAACTGAAGCCGAATATGTCCAAGAATTATTAGATGCTTTGGAAAAGTTGATTGTTGATAATGATCCAGAAACTATTATTTCTGTTACTGTTGAGACTTTACCAGGCTCTTCCTTGGGTACTGTTCCACCACCAAAGGGATACTTGCCAGGTATTCGTGCCTTGTGTAACAAATATGATATTTTGATGCACTTGGATGAAGTTATGTGTGGTACTGGTAGATCGAATCCAAATGGTGGATTGAATTGTTGGGAAAACTTTATGCCATTGGACCAAGGTCCAGATTTACAAACTGTTGGTAAGACTTTGGGGTCTGGTTATGCTACCATTGCTGGTGTTTTAGTCAGCCCAAAGGTTAGGAATGCTTATATCAACGGTTCTAATCAAGTTTTAGGTGCCCATACCTACTCTTCCCATGCCTTTAATTGTAAAGTTGCCTTAGGTGTTCAAAAGAAGTTGATTGGCAATGGGTTGacaaaaaacatttttgaaATGGGTAATTTGATGGGTAAGACCCTAAAAGAAAAGCTGTTAAGTGAGgataatattgttggtgACGTTAGAGGTATTGGCGGGTTTTGGTCCATTGAATTGGTTAAGGACAGGGAAACCAAGGCTGTTTTTGACCCAAAGCTAGACTTAGGTCACCGTTTACATGGTATTTGCTTTCAAAATGGATTAAATGTCATGGGTATGCAAGGTTGTGTCAACCAACAAACCAATGAAGGtgattttattactttGGCTCCATCTTTCATTATCACCAAAGATGATGTCGATGAAATAGTTAAAAGAGCCGTTAAATCTGTCAATGACTTGACAGCtgctttgaaaaaagaaggtgAATTTTAA